The following proteins are encoded in a genomic region of Amycolatopsis sulphurea:
- a CDS encoding NAD(P)-dependent alcohol dehydrogenase → MRFAAFDRYGPTDVLYETTGPLPPVGPGEVLVRVRAVSVNSAELALRSGAMRPFSGRRFPKRLGTDLVGEIVDPGASRFAAGDHVWGMFGRRMGSAAEYVAVSADRLDHVPDGLDSVQAASLIIGSTAITALRDKAALAPGERLLVRGATGGVGFVAVQFGKTLGAHVTGLAGAKNLDLVRELGADEAIDYRAPGELGRFDVILDTAGTDLPAFHRLLTPRGRLVEIAFNPDRLLATVGYALLHSRRRTRPIRFFSGNPHSPLIAELGRLVRTGELRPQVDRVFPLAQIAEAHRALELGGVQGKIVVKI, encoded by the coding sequence ATGCGATTCGCTGCTTTCGACCGCTACGGGCCGACCGACGTGCTGTACGAGACGACCGGCCCGCTGCCTCCGGTAGGCCCTGGGGAAGTGCTGGTGCGGGTGCGCGCGGTTTCGGTCAACAGTGCGGAGTTGGCCCTGCGTTCCGGGGCGATGCGGCCGTTCAGCGGCAGAAGGTTCCCCAAGCGGCTCGGCACCGACCTGGTCGGCGAGATCGTTGACCCGGGCGCGAGCCGGTTCGCCGCCGGGGACCACGTGTGGGGCATGTTCGGCCGCCGGATGGGCAGCGCAGCGGAGTACGTCGCGGTCTCCGCCGACCGGCTCGACCACGTGCCGGACGGACTGGACTCGGTACAAGCGGCGTCGCTGATCATAGGCAGCACCGCGATCACCGCGCTCCGGGACAAGGCCGCGCTGGCGCCCGGTGAACGGCTTCTGGTCCGCGGCGCGACCGGCGGCGTCGGCTTCGTCGCGGTGCAGTTCGGCAAGACGCTGGGAGCGCACGTGACCGGGCTGGCCGGGGCGAAGAACCTGGACCTGGTGCGGGAACTCGGCGCCGACGAGGCGATCGACTACCGCGCGCCGGGGGAACTCGGCCGGTTCGACGTGATCCTGGACACGGCCGGCACCGACCTGCCCGCGTTCCATCGGCTGCTCACCCCGCGCGGGCGTTTGGTCGAGATCGCCTTCAACCCCGATCGGCTGCTCGCCACGGTGGGCTACGCGTTGCTGCATTCCCGGCGCCGTACCCGGCCGATCCGGTTCTTCAGCGGCAATCCCCACAGCCCGTTGATCGCCGAACTGGGCAGGCTGGTCCGCACCGGCGAACTCCGTCCGCAGGTGGACCGGGTATTCCCGCTCGCGCAGATCGCCGAAGCGCACCGCGCGCTGGAACTCGGCGGAGTCCAGGGCAAGATCGTCGTCAAGATCTAA
- a CDS encoding DUF1772 domain-containing protein: protein MDTVRTLSLILATLTMGMITGAFAVFWHAIMPGLATTDDRTFVSAFQSIDKAIINPWFMISGFAGALICTLAATFTQLGRPAFPWIAAALALYLVAFVITIVVNVPLNNAIKAAGLPERATDLAAIRVAFDEAKWRMWNLVRVLVSTAALTCLTWALVVHGRTTVS, encoded by the coding sequence ATGGACACGGTACGGACGCTGTCGCTGATCCTGGCGACGCTGACGATGGGCATGATCACCGGCGCGTTCGCCGTGTTCTGGCACGCGATCATGCCCGGCCTCGCCACGACCGACGACCGGACGTTCGTCAGCGCGTTCCAGTCGATCGACAAGGCGATCATCAACCCGTGGTTCATGATCAGTGGTTTCGCCGGTGCCCTGATCTGCACGCTTGCCGCGACGTTCACCCAGCTCGGCCGTCCGGCCTTTCCGTGGATCGCGGCCGCGCTCGCGCTCTACCTGGTCGCCTTCGTAATCACGATCGTGGTCAACGTGCCGCTCAACAACGCGATCAAGGCGGCGGGCCTGCCCGAGCGCGCCACGGATCTCGCCGCGATCAGGGTGGCGTTCGACGAGGCGAAATGGCGGATGTGGAATCTCGTGCGCGTGCTCGTCAGCACTGCCGCCCTCACCTGCCTGACCTGGGCGCTGGTGGTGCACGGGCGGACCACGGTGAGCTAG
- a CDS encoding AraC family transcriptional regulator: MDVLDDLLASTRARGGVVNLTILDPPWSLDIRDEAQLALATLVRGCGWIIREGQEPVRLGERDVAVLAGPEPYVVADDPGTAPQLRIHPGGVCEPLPGAPVDYSARLGVRTHGGRPEGEVMVVSGTYQLDSDVSRRLLAALPPVLVVPAENVAGHVMDLVLGEIQRDEPGQQSVLDRWLDLALIVTLRAWFARPGSHPPGWYRAQSDPVAGRALRLLHEDPADRWSVAALADRTGVSRAALARRFTALVGEAPMTYLTGWRLTLAADLLRETNDTVESIAHRVGYANAFALSVAFKRVRGLSPTAHRRNAAA; encoded by the coding sequence GTGGACGTTCTCGACGACCTGCTCGCCTCCACCCGAGCCAGGGGAGGGGTAGTCAACCTGACGATCCTGGACCCGCCGTGGAGCCTGGACATCCGTGACGAAGCGCAGCTCGCCCTGGCCACCCTCGTGCGCGGCTGCGGGTGGATCATCCGCGAAGGACAGGAACCAGTCCGGCTGGGAGAGCGTGACGTCGCGGTGCTGGCCGGGCCAGAGCCGTACGTCGTGGCCGACGACCCGGGGACCGCGCCGCAGCTGCGCATCCATCCCGGCGGCGTCTGCGAGCCGTTGCCGGGCGCGCCCGTCGACTACAGCGCCCGGCTCGGCGTCCGGACCCACGGTGGCCGGCCCGAGGGCGAGGTGATGGTCGTCAGCGGCACCTACCAGCTGGACAGCGACGTCAGCCGCCGGCTGCTCGCCGCGTTGCCGCCGGTGCTGGTGGTACCGGCCGAAAACGTCGCCGGGCACGTGATGGACCTGGTGCTCGGCGAGATCCAGCGCGACGAACCGGGCCAGCAGAGCGTGCTCGACCGCTGGCTCGATCTCGCCCTCATCGTCACCCTGCGCGCGTGGTTCGCCCGGCCCGGGTCGCACCCGCCGGGGTGGTATCGCGCGCAGAGCGATCCCGTAGCGGGCCGGGCATTGCGGCTGCTGCACGAGGATCCGGCGGATCGGTGGAGCGTCGCCGCACTCGCCGATCGGACCGGCGTTTCCCGCGCTGCCCTTGCCCGCCGGTTCACCGCTCTGGTCGGCGAAGCGCCGATGACCTACCTGACCGGCTGGCGGCTCACGCTGGCGGCGGACCTGTTGCGCGAGACGAACGACACCGTGGAATCCATCGCCCACCGGGTCGGTTACGCCAACGCCTTCGCGCTGTCGGTCGCGTTCAAGCGCGTCCGTGGGCTCAGCCCGACCGCGCATCGACGCAACGCCGCCGCCTGA
- a CDS encoding MarR family winged helix-turn-helix transcriptional regulator, giving the protein MTLSPVQDVSGRLYLAVGRLSRSLRQAGVPGPGHGAISALATLVHFGELRLGDLAAKEGVAAATMSRIVATLVEAGYVTRESDPVDRRAWLARATEEGERLVSGVRSTRVQELNRRLTRLTPEAREALIAALPALEALISDET; this is encoded by the coding sequence GTGACTCTTTCCCCGGTCCAGGACGTATCCGGCAGGCTGTACCTGGCGGTCGGGCGGCTGTCCCGATCCTTGCGGCAGGCCGGCGTACCGGGGCCCGGCCATGGCGCGATCTCCGCGCTGGCCACCCTGGTGCACTTCGGCGAGCTGCGGCTCGGCGATCTCGCGGCCAAGGAGGGGGTCGCGGCGGCGACCATGTCGCGCATCGTGGCCACGCTCGTGGAGGCGGGCTACGTCACCCGCGAATCCGATCCGGTCGACCGCCGGGCCTGGCTGGCCCGCGCCACCGAGGAGGGCGAACGGCTGGTGTCCGGCGTGCGGTCCACCCGCGTGCAGGAGCTCAACCGGCGGCTCACCCGGCTCACCCCGGAGGCGCGGGAGGCGCTGATCGCCGCGTTGCCCGCGCTGGAAGCCCTCATCTCCGACGAGACCTGA
- the thiD gene encoding bifunctional hydroxymethylpyrimidine kinase/phosphomethylpyrimidine kinase, translating to MQETPSPPSALTIAGSDSGGAAGLQADLRTFLTCGVHGLVAVTAVTVQNTLGVHDRADLPPHIVAGQIEAVASDMGVQAAKTGMLASAEIIHAVAAACDDAGIGRDAAVPFVVDPVAASMTGHPLFDQGGLTALRNELLPRATLVTPNLDEVRLLTGMTVTDRAGMRTAAVVLHRMGPKYVLVKSGHLVSDPECVDLLFDGTTFVELPGPRHRTPHTHGAGDTMASALTAGLAKGMPMVEAARYGKWFVSQAVERSYPMGAKVGPVSAFWRLAPEER from the coding sequence ATGCAGGAAACTCCGAGCCCGCCGTCGGCTCTCACCATCGCCGGTTCGGACTCCGGCGGCGCCGCCGGGCTGCAGGCCGATCTGCGCACCTTCCTCACCTGCGGGGTGCACGGACTGGTCGCCGTCACCGCTGTGACCGTGCAGAACACCCTCGGCGTGCACGACCGTGCGGACCTGCCGCCGCACATCGTGGCCGGCCAGATCGAGGCGGTGGCCTCGGACATGGGCGTGCAGGCGGCGAAGACCGGCATGCTCGCCTCCGCCGAGATCATCCACGCGGTCGCGGCGGCCTGTGACGACGCGGGCATCGGCCGCGACGCCGCGGTGCCGTTCGTGGTCGACCCCGTGGCCGCGTCGATGACCGGGCACCCGTTGTTCGACCAGGGCGGACTCACGGCACTACGCAACGAGCTGTTGCCGCGCGCCACCTTGGTAACCCCGAATCTCGACGAAGTACGGCTGCTCACCGGGATGACCGTGACCGACCGCGCGGGCATGCGCACGGCGGCCGTGGTGCTGCACCGGATGGGCCCGAAGTACGTGCTCGTGAAGAGCGGCCACCTGGTGTCCGATCCGGAGTGCGTGGACCTGCTGTTCGACGGCACCACGTTCGTCGAGCTGCCCGGCCCGCGGCACCGGACCCCGCACACGCACGGAGCCGGCGACACGATGGCCTCCGCGCTCACCGCGGGGCTGGCCAAGGGCATGCCGATGGTGGAAGCCGCGCGGTACGGCAAGTGGTTCGTTTCGCAGGCGGTCGAACGCTCGTACCCGATGGGCGCGAAGGTCGGCCCGGTATCCGCGTTCTGGCGGCTGGCGCCGGAAGAACGGTAG
- the thiD gene encoding bifunctional hydroxymethylpyrimidine kinase/phosphomethylpyrimidine kinase has translation MTNVAPHTALTIAGSDSGGGAGVQADLRTFFAHGVHGLVALTAVTVQNSLGVQGFTEIPADVVRAQIKAVASDMGVDAAKTGMLATAEIIHTVADTLDEVHIGRGTDTPFVVDPVAASMTGHALLREEALEAIRTELFPRATLITPNLDEVRLLTGVEVTDGASQRRAAEALLEFGSAWVLVKGGHLYDAEDCVDLLTDGAETIELSGPRIATKNTHGGGDTMASAITSGLANGADVPAAVSAAKRFIERCVAEAYPLGAGVGPVSPFWRLRG, from the coding sequence GTGACGAACGTCGCACCGCACACCGCCCTCACCATCGCCGGATCCGACTCCGGCGGTGGTGCGGGTGTGCAGGCCGATCTGCGCACCTTCTTCGCGCACGGCGTACACGGGCTGGTCGCGCTGACCGCGGTCACCGTGCAGAACTCCCTGGGCGTGCAGGGTTTCACCGAGATCCCGGCCGACGTCGTGCGCGCGCAGATCAAGGCCGTCGCGTCCGACATGGGTGTGGACGCGGCGAAGACCGGCATGCTCGCCACCGCCGAGATCATCCACACCGTCGCCGATACCCTCGACGAAGTCCACATCGGACGCGGTACGGACACCCCGTTCGTGGTCGATCCGGTGGCGGCGTCCATGACCGGCCACGCCTTGCTGCGGGAAGAAGCGCTGGAGGCGATCCGCACCGAGCTTTTCCCCCGCGCGACGCTGATCACGCCCAATCTCGACGAGGTACGGCTGCTCACCGGCGTCGAGGTGACGGACGGCGCGAGTCAGCGCCGGGCAGCGGAAGCGTTGCTGGAGTTCGGTTCGGCGTGGGTACTGGTCAAGGGCGGGCACCTGTACGACGCCGAGGATTGCGTGGACTTGCTCACCGACGGCGCCGAGACGATCGAGCTTTCCGGCCCGCGCATCGCGACGAAGAACACGCACGGCGGCGGCGACACCATGGCGTCGGCAATCACCTCAGGCCTCGCGAACGGCGCCGACGTGCCGGCCGCGGTAAGCGCGGCGAAGCGGTTCATCGAGCGCTGCGTGGCCGAGGCGTATCCCCTCGGCGCCGGGGTCGGCCCGGTGTCGCCCTTCTGGCGGCTTCGCGGGTAA
- the thiC gene encoding phosphomethylpyrimidine synthase ThiC, whose amino-acid sequence MTTLENASADEDRAITPSVTTGPITGSRKIHHRTESGLRVPARRIDLSNGEHFDVYDTSGPYTDPEATIDVHSGLHPLRAGWADGRAHNTQLGWAKAGVITREMEFIAARERCTAEFVRDEVARGRAVIPVNRRHPESEPMIIGKKFLVKVNANMGNSAVWSSVEEEVDKMVWATRWGADTIMDLSTGKRIHETREWLLRNSPVPVGTVPMYQALEKVNGDPEKLSWEVYRETVLEQCEQGVDYMTVHAGVLLRYVPLTARRVTGIVSRGGSIMAAWCLAHHQESFLYTHFSELCEILREYDVTFSLGDGLRPGSIADANDRAQFAELETLGELTHIAREHDVQVMIEGPGHVPMHKIKENVELEEKLTGEAPFYTLGPLATDIAPAYDHITSAIGAAQIGWYGTAMLCYVTPKEHLGLPNRDDVKTGVITYKIAAHAADLAKGHPHAQEWDDELSKARFEFRWNDQFNLSLDPDTARSYHDETLPAEPAKTAHFCSMCGPKFCSMRITQDVRKYAEEHGLSTVEAIEAGMAEKSDEFAERGNKVYLPVVGQ is encoded by the coding sequence TTGACGACGCTGGAAAACGCGAGTGCGGACGAGGACCGGGCGATCACGCCTTCGGTGACCACCGGCCCGATCACCGGTTCCCGCAAGATCCACCACCGGACCGAATCCGGCCTGCGGGTACCCGCCCGGCGGATCGACCTGTCGAACGGGGAGCACTTCGACGTGTACGACACGTCGGGCCCGTACACCGATCCGGAAGCCACCATCGATGTCCACAGTGGACTTCATCCGCTGCGGGCGGGCTGGGCCGACGGGCGGGCACACAACACCCAGCTCGGCTGGGCGAAAGCCGGGGTGATCACCCGGGAGATGGAGTTCATCGCCGCCCGTGAGCGGTGCACGGCGGAGTTCGTGCGCGACGAGGTGGCCCGCGGCCGCGCGGTCATCCCGGTCAACCGCAGGCACCCGGAGAGCGAGCCGATGATCATCGGCAAGAAATTCCTGGTGAAGGTCAACGCCAACATGGGCAACTCGGCCGTCTGGTCCTCTGTGGAGGAGGAGGTGGACAAGATGGTCTGGGCCACCCGCTGGGGCGCGGACACCATCATGGACCTGTCCACCGGCAAGCGGATCCACGAGACCCGGGAGTGGCTGCTGCGCAACTCCCCGGTACCGGTCGGCACCGTGCCGATGTACCAGGCGCTGGAAAAGGTCAACGGGGACCCGGAAAAACTGTCCTGGGAGGTCTACCGGGAGACCGTGCTCGAACAGTGCGAGCAGGGTGTGGACTACATGACCGTGCACGCCGGCGTGCTGCTGCGGTACGTGCCGCTCACCGCGCGGCGGGTCACCGGCATCGTCAGCCGCGGCGGGTCCATCATGGCCGCCTGGTGCCTGGCGCACCACCAGGAATCCTTCCTGTACACGCATTTCTCCGAGCTGTGCGAGATCCTGCGCGAGTACGACGTCACGTTCTCCCTGGGCGACGGCCTCCGCCCGGGCTCGATCGCGGACGCGAACGACCGCGCGCAGTTCGCCGAGCTGGAAACCCTCGGCGAGCTGACGCACATCGCCCGCGAACACGACGTGCAGGTGATGATCGAGGGCCCCGGCCACGTGCCGATGCACAAGATCAAGGAGAACGTGGAGCTGGAGGAGAAGCTCACCGGCGAGGCGCCGTTCTACACCCTCGGTCCACTCGCGACGGACATCGCGCCGGCCTACGACCACATCACCTCCGCGATCGGTGCGGCGCAGATCGGCTGGTACGGCACCGCGATGCTGTGCTACGTCACGCCGAAGGAGCACCTCGGCCTGCCCAACCGCGACGACGTGAAGACCGGGGTGATCACCTACAAGATCGCCGCGCACGCCGCGGACCTGGCCAAGGGCCATCCGCACGCGCAGGAGTGGGACGACGAGCTGTCCAAGGCCCGCTTCGAATTCCGCTGGAACGACCAGTTCAACCTGTCGCTCGACCCGGACACCGCGCGGTCCTATCACGACGAGACACTGCCCGCGGAACCGGCGAAGACCGCGCACTTCTGCTCCATGTGCGGGCCGAAGTTCTGCTCCATGCGGATCACCCAGGACGTGCGCAAGTACGCCGAGGAGCACGGTCTGTCCACTGTGGAGGCCATCGAGGCCGGAATGGCGGAGAAGTCGGACGAGTTCGCCGAGCGTGGCAACAAGGTCTACCTGCCCGTGGTCGGGCAGTGA
- a CDS encoding glycoside hydrolase family 15 protein yields the protein MRKVLLPALTALLVTSAVPAVAAAPGEAPGRPGAHPSWLPADKTGFGTARERGSNVWFTLQGARMSEVYYPDLSTPSVRSLDLVVSDGRTFATVDSSARAQRVRRVDGSSLGYEQTITDDQHRWRLTKTYVTDPARATVLVQVDFTSLTGRPYQLYAVADPNLTNDGSDDSAQATGSELTANDGKTAAAFTASPAFSRTSVGYSGVSDGITQLTTNRALIPYSSASKGNIVLSGQTTVDGVGVRRVTLALGMAADPAAASRAANASQRRGFSSVQGDYDRGWYDYLRTVSAPPSPADRDLYLASVLTLAASEDKRHPGAFIASPSMPWRFGNNDPEFSPSGTYHLVWPRDLYQIATGLLAAGDRGAADRSVDYLFGTQQVPDGHLPQNTTVDGTPYWKSIQLDETALPIVLAQQLGRTDLWPGVRRAAEFLLNWRADNGKTSPYSQQERWEEQDGYSPSTIAAVIAGLVCAADLAHRTGAAADAGRYLAAADRFKASVPKWTVTINGPLSKDPYFVRLTKDGNANAGTEYNLGNSSVTMDQRAVTDAGFLELVRLGIYAPDDPVIRNSVRVTDADISYRTPNGQFWHRYTKDGYGEQADGAPWDNTFPAGSRSTFGRLWPLLAGERGEYELATGDRAAAAGRLRDLTRVASPADTLPEQVWDENPPSGTAGHAPGTPTASATPLAWTHAQYVRLAWAVRSGRVIEQPAVVRCHFLGC from the coding sequence ATGCGAAAGGTCCTTCTTCCGGCGCTTACCGCGCTGCTGGTGACGAGTGCGGTACCGGCGGTCGCGGCGGCGCCGGGGGAGGCACCCGGGCGCCCCGGCGCGCACCCGAGCTGGCTGCCGGCGGACAAGACCGGGTTCGGCACGGCGCGCGAACGCGGCAGCAATGTGTGGTTCACCTTGCAGGGCGCCCGGATGTCGGAGGTCTACTACCCGGACCTGTCGACGCCGAGTGTGCGCTCGCTGGATCTGGTGGTGAGCGACGGCCGGACCTTCGCGACGGTCGACTCCTCCGCGCGTGCCCAGCGAGTCCGGCGTGTGGACGGCTCCAGTCTCGGCTATGAGCAGACGATCACCGACGATCAGCACCGGTGGCGGCTGACCAAGACGTACGTGACCGATCCGGCGCGCGCCACGGTGTTGGTACAGGTCGATTTCACTTCACTCACCGGCCGTCCGTACCAGCTTTACGCGGTCGCTGATCCGAACCTGACCAATGATGGCAGTGACGATTCTGCGCAAGCCACCGGTTCCGAACTGACCGCGAATGACGGCAAGACCGCGGCCGCGTTCACCGCCTCGCCCGCGTTTTCCCGCACCAGCGTTGGCTACTCCGGCGTGTCCGACGGGATCACGCAGCTGACCACGAACCGCGCACTGATCCCGTACTCCTCCGCGAGCAAGGGAAACATTGTCCTCAGCGGACAAACCACAGTGGACGGTGTTGGGGTGCGACGGGTCACGCTTGCCCTCGGTATGGCGGCGGATCCGGCCGCCGCCAGTCGTGCTGCGAATGCGTCGCAACGGCGTGGTTTCTCTTCGGTGCAGGGGGATTACGATCGTGGCTGGTATGACTACCTGCGCACCGTGAGTGCTCCGCCGTCGCCGGCGGATCGCGATCTGTACCTCGCTTCGGTGCTTACCTTGGCGGCCAGCGAGGACAAACGGCACCCGGGTGCGTTCATCGCGTCGCCGAGCATGCCGTGGCGATTCGGGAACAACGATCCGGAATTCTCGCCGTCGGGTACTTATCATCTGGTGTGGCCGCGGGACCTCTACCAGATCGCCACCGGGCTCCTGGCGGCCGGCGATCGCGGTGCGGCGGACCGTTCCGTGGACTACCTGTTCGGCACCCAGCAAGTACCGGACGGCCATCTACCCCAGAACACCACTGTGGACGGAACGCCGTACTGGAAGTCGATCCAGCTCGACGAGACTGCGCTCCCGATCGTGCTGGCGCAGCAGCTCGGGCGGACGGATCTGTGGCCGGGCGTTCGCCGGGCGGCGGAGTTCCTGCTGAACTGGCGCGCGGACAACGGCAAGACTTCTCCGTACAGCCAGCAGGAACGGTGGGAAGAGCAGGACGGGTACTCGCCGTCGACCATCGCGGCCGTGATCGCCGGCCTGGTTTGCGCCGCGGATCTCGCACACCGCACCGGCGCCGCGGCCGACGCCGGTCGTTACCTCGCCGCGGCCGACCGGTTCAAGGCCTCGGTGCCGAAGTGGACGGTGACCATCAACGGTCCACTGTCGAAAGACCCGTACTTCGTTCGTCTCACCAAGGATGGAAACGCGAACGCGGGCACCGAGTACAACCTGGGCAATTCATCGGTGACAATGGATCAACGCGCGGTCACCGACGCGGGCTTCCTTGAGTTGGTCCGCCTTGGCATCTACGCGCCGGATGATCCGGTGATCCGCAACAGCGTGCGCGTCACCGACGCGGACATCTCGTACCGCACGCCGAACGGGCAGTTCTGGCACCGGTACACAAAGGACGGTTACGGTGAACAGGCTGACGGCGCGCCGTGGGACAACACCTTCCCGGCCGGCAGCCGCTCTACCTTCGGTCGGCTGTGGCCGTTGCTGGCGGGCGAGCGCGGTGAGTACGAACTGGCCACCGGTGACCGCGCCGCTGCTGCCGGCAGGCTCCGCGACCTCACGCGCGTGGCAAGCCCGGCGGACACCCTGCCGGAGCAGGTGTGGGACGAGAACCCGCCGTCCGGAACCGCAGGGCACGCGCCGGGCACCCCGACCGCTTCGGCGACCCCGCTCGCCTGGACGCACGCCCAGTACGTCCGGCTGGCCTGGGCTGTCCGCAGTGGCCGGGTGATCGAGCAGCCCGCAGTGGTGCGCTGCCACTTCCTAGGCTGCTGA
- a CDS encoding peptide deformylase yields MSVLPICIAGEPVLHQPTREITEFDEKLRTLVEDMFETMYAAEGVGLAANQVGLDLRLFVYDCPDDEGVQHRGVVVNPKLETSEIPETMPDPDDDWEGCLSAPGESYPTGRASWAKVTGADVDGTPIEVEGTGYFARCLQHETDHLDGYLYLDRLIGRHARAAKKMLKHNKWGVPGLTWLPPKTPADA; encoded by the coding sequence GTGAGCGTCCTCCCCATCTGCATCGCCGGCGAACCCGTGCTGCACCAGCCGACTCGCGAGATCACCGAGTTCGACGAAAAGCTGCGCACGCTCGTCGAGGACATGTTCGAAACGATGTACGCGGCCGAGGGCGTGGGCCTCGCGGCCAACCAGGTCGGCCTCGACCTGCGCCTGTTCGTCTACGACTGCCCGGACGACGAGGGCGTGCAGCACCGCGGCGTCGTGGTCAACCCGAAGCTGGAGACCTCGGAGATCCCGGAGACCATGCCCGACCCGGACGACGACTGGGAGGGCTGCCTGTCCGCCCCCGGCGAGTCCTACCCGACCGGCCGGGCGAGCTGGGCCAAGGTGACCGGCGCCGACGTGGACGGCACCCCGATCGAGGTCGAAGGCACCGGCTATTTCGCCCGCTGCCTGCAACACGAGACCGACCACCTGGACGGCTACCTCTACCTGGATCGCCTGATCGGCCGCCACGCCCGCGCGGCGAAGAAGATGCTCAAGCACAACAAGTGGGGTGTCCCGGGGCTGACCTGGCTACCCCCGAAGACTCCGGCTGACGCCTGA
- a CDS encoding DUF3263 domain-containing protein, producing the protein MDAAESMAEDQPSRPDPVTGLTERELDILAFERQWWRHAGAKENAVRERFGLSSTRYYQLLNALLAKPEAAAADPMLVKRLRKTRAARQRKRGARRLGIELS; encoded by the coding sequence ATGGACGCCGCGGAGTCGATGGCTGAGGATCAGCCGTCGCGGCCGGACCCCGTAACGGGGCTGACGGAGCGTGAGCTGGACATCCTCGCGTTCGAGCGGCAATGGTGGCGGCACGCCGGCGCCAAGGAGAACGCCGTCCGCGAGCGGTTCGGGCTCTCCTCCACCCGCTACTACCAGCTGCTGAACGCGCTGCTGGCGAAGCCGGAGGCGGCGGCCGCGGACCCGATGCTGGTCAAGCGGCTGCGCAAGACCCGCGCGGCGCGGCAGCGCAAACGCGGCGCACGCCGGCTGGGGATCGAGCTGTCATGA
- a CDS encoding LytR C-terminal domain-containing protein produces MSFFSGLSRPLRAAGVALIGVAVVSAVVGGVTVLNTSNSSREDKASPATSSAPSEGPTSSPAPTSTSSSAPPSSSSVPPSSPPTSSTAAEGQPGAQPGQSGGQPGQAGNGEQASNKWVTLRVYNNSLVKHLAEQAAADFRASGWNVAEVGNYAEGTIPKTTAYFRPGTDEEAAAKQLGTEFGFAVQPRFDGIQGSSPGVIVIITKDYHGHQGS; encoded by the coding sequence ATGAGCTTCTTCTCCGGACTGTCCCGCCCGCTGCGGGCCGCGGGCGTCGCGCTGATCGGGGTCGCCGTGGTGTCCGCGGTGGTCGGCGGCGTGACCGTGCTCAACACCTCCAATTCGAGCCGCGAAGACAAGGCCTCCCCGGCCACGTCGAGCGCGCCCAGCGAAGGCCCGACGTCCAGCCCGGCGCCGACCTCGACGTCCTCCTCCGCGCCGCCGTCCTCGTCGTCCGTGCCGCCGTCGTCACCGCCAACCTCGTCGACCGCGGCGGAGGGCCAGCCCGGTGCGCAGCCGGGCCAATCGGGCGGACAGCCCGGTCAGGCGGGTAATGGCGAGCAGGCCTCGAACAAGTGGGTCACCCTGCGGGTCTACAACAACTCGCTGGTCAAGCACCTCGCCGAGCAGGCCGCCGCGGACTTCCGCGCCTCGGGCTGGAACGTGGCCGAGGTCGGCAACTACGCCGAGGGCACGATCCCGAAGACCACCGCCTACTTCCGCCCGGGCACCGACGAGGAGGCCGCGGCCAAGCAGCTGGGCACCGAGTTCGGCTTCGCCGTGCAGCCGCGGTTCGACGGCATCCAGGGCTCCAGCCCCGGAGTCATCGTGATCATCACCAAGGACTACCACGGCCACCAGGGCAGCTGA